A genome region from Primulina eburnea isolate SZY01 chromosome 9, ASM2296580v1, whole genome shotgun sequence includes the following:
- the LOC140841221 gene encoding GATA transcription factor 28-like isoform X2 translates to MDGNGMHGIESGMMHYLQDQHHHGLHHHISNGSVLDQDENGDNNNVVSSSGVNEVLDGDVSADMENRADNHGALVRHSENNNQLTLSFQGQVYVFDSVSPEKVQAALLLVGGREVAPIIPTDPISTPNSRGLSSAPQKLNVPQRLASLIRFREKRKERNFDKKIRYTVRKEVALRMQRNKGQFTSSKPNFDDSASAASSWDSNKSWAIDGHGSQTQDSFCRHCGINEKSTPMMRRGPEGPRTLCNACGLMWANKGTLRDLSKATTTSLGTTPLHNRSEENGNLEADEMVLTATIPGNANDSS, encoded by the exons ATGGATGGAAATGGAATGCATGGAATCGAATCGGGAATGATGCACTACTTGCAAGATCAGCATCATCACGGGTTGCATCATCACATAAGCAATGGGAGTGTACTAGATCAAGACGAGAATGGCGACAATAATAATGTTGTTAGTAGTAGTGGGGTGAATGAAGTGCTTGATGGAGATGTTTCAGCTGATATGGAAAATCGAGCTGATAACCATGGCGCATTGGTGCGGCATAGTGAGAACAATAATCAGCTCACATTGTCCTTTCAGGGTCAAGTTTATGTGTTTGATTCTGTCTCTCCAGAAAAG GTTCAAGCGGCACTTCTACTAGTGGGAGGGCGTGAAGTAGCCCCTATCATTCCTACAGATCCAATATCTACTCCTAATAGCAGA GGTTTATCTAGTGCCCCACAAAAGCTAAATGTTCCTCAGAGATTGGCTTCACTTATAAGATTCCGAGAGAAGCGGAAAGAACGAAATTTCGACAAGAAAATACGTTACACTGTTCGCAAGGAAGTTGCTTTGAG AATGCAAAGGAATAAAGGACAGTTTACATCCTCGAAGCCCAATTTTGACGATTCTGCATCAGCTGCATCGAGTTGGGACTCAAATAAAAGCTGGGCAATTGATGGCCATGGATCGCAAACTCAAGATTCTTT CTGCCGGCATTGTGGTATTAATGAAAAATCTACCCCAATGATGCGCCGGGGACCAGAAGGACCTAGGACACTTTGTAATGCATGCGGACTAATGTGGGCTAATAAG GGAACTCTGCGGGACCTTTCAAAGGCAACGACCACCTCGCTGGGAACGACTCCCCTACATAACAGGAGTGAGGAG AATGGTAATTTGGAGGCGGATGAAATGGTATTGACTGCTACTATTCCTGGAAATGCTAATGATTCATCATGA
- the LOC140840690 gene encoding protein ANTAGONIST OF LIKE HETEROCHROMATIN PROTEIN 1-like, with translation MVLSQLINSATVVSSYFQESDNLHRQGSITGHVVINRDRLAVEQRVYNDYFSESPMYNESMFKRRFRMSRRLFLRIMEFVQQHDNYFVQKVDALGRPGLSPYQKITAAMRILAYGMAADSTDEYIKIGESTAIESLKRFFRAVVEVFGDWYLRSPNAEDIERILLIGKQRGFPGMLGSLDCMHWKWKNCPKGWAGQYAGRSGKPTIILEAVADYELWIWHAYFGLPGSNNDINVLSKSHLFVNLANGVAPPANYVIQGKEYTMGYYLADGIYPKWATLVQTIHNPQDPKKKYFAARQESCRKDVEQAFGVLQSKWAIITGPARVWSKQMLHDIMTTCIIIRNMIIEDERELNVPVTDYREAPIPDVEMARDEHARFPRVSCTPS, from the coding sequence ATGGTTTTAAGCCAGCTCATAAACAGTGCTACCGTTGTCTCCAGTTACTTCCAAGAAAGTGATAATTTGCACCGACAAGGCTCGATCACTGGCCATGTTGTGATTAATCGAGACAGATTAGCTGTCGAACAACGCGTGTACAATGACTATTTTTCTGAGTCTCCAATGTACAATGAATCAATGTTCAAGAGACGTTTTCGAATGTCCCGTCGGCTATTCTTGCGAATTATGGAATTCGTTCAACAACATGACAATTACTTCGTACAGAAAGTAGATGCGTTGGGGAGGCCCGGGTTGTCCCCATACCAGAAGATAACAGCTGCAATGCGTATCTTAGCATACGGTATGGCAGCAGATTCAACGGATGAGTATATTAAAATCGGGGAGTCTACTGCGATTGAAAGTTTAAAAAGATTTTTTCGGGCTGTGGTGGAGGTTTTTGGTGACTGGTATCTTCGGTCTCCAAATGCTGAGGACATTGAAAGGATTCTCCTTATTGGAAAACAACGTGGATTCCCGGGGATGTTAGGAAGCCTAGATTGTATGCATTGGAAGTGGAAAAACTGTCCAAAAGGTTGGGCTGGACAATATGCTGGTCGTAGCGGAAAACCAACTATCATTTTGGAGGCCGTAGCAGATTACGAGTTGTGGATATGGCATGCATATTTTGGTTTGCCAGGTTCAAACAATGACATTAATGTGTTATCAAAATCTCATCTCTTTGTTAATTTGGCCAATGGTGTAGCTCCCCCTGCTAACTATGTCATACAAGGAAAAGAATATACCATGGGATACTACCTAGCAGATGGTATATATCCAAAGTGGGCTACTCTAGTGCAAACAATCCACAATCCACAAGATCCAAAGAAGAAATATTTTGCAGCACGACAAGAAAGTTGTAGAAAAGATGTTGAACAAGCATTTGGAGTATTGCAATCAAAGTGGGCGATAATCACTGGACCTGCACGAGTTTGGAGCAAACAAATGCTGCATGATATCATGACAACATGCATTATAATACGCAATATGATTATTGAAGACGAAAGGGAATTGAATGTGCCAGTCACAGATTATCGCGAGGCACCCATCCCAGATGTTGAAATGGCACGTGATGAGCATGCCCGATTTCCAAGAGTTTCTTGCACGCCATCgtaa
- the LOC140841220 gene encoding protein MANNAN SYNTHESIS-RELATED 1 isoform X1 encodes MAFDPRQVLAAVLTFTMFVMLANMIKRDHFDSVHPTVHETNKASDNSLASVTKGDDGPWKEDGVTLKPCWEKPVLPEETDEMQGYATFSLTNGPEYHVSQIADAVVVARYLRATLVIPDIRGSKPGDKRSFEDVYDVEKFIASLEGVVKVVKSQPSDVSARNLAVVKVPNRVTEEYIAENVEPVFRTKGNVRISTYFPSVNMKKTKEKTNTDSIACLAMFGTLEPQSGIREVVDSMIDHLKSASRKSNGQFVAVDLRVDILEKKGCHKDNGSPGSKSCYGPQEIALFLRKIGFDKDTTVYVTQTRWDSRLDALKDFFPKTYTKEAIMPMDKKDEFLDSETSEFEKVIDFYISSESDVFVPAISGLFYANVAGRRIAFGRNQILVPTDIPDSSASSEDFISHYVSKKNHFAYSCFC; translated from the exons ATGGCGTTTGATCCCAGACAAGTATTGGCAGCTGTGTTGACCTTCACCATGTTTGTGATGCTTGCCAACATGATTAAGCGCGATCATTTCGATTCTGTTCAT CCAACCGTTCATGAGACAAACAAAGCTTCTGATAACAGCCTTGCTAGTGTCACAAAAGGGGACGATGGACCTTGGAAGGAGGACGGCGTCACCTTGAAGCCTTGTTGGGAGAAGCCAGTTTTGC CAGAGGAGACAGATGAGATGCAAGGATATGCCACCTTCTCATTGACTAATGGCCCTGAATACCATGTCTCTCAG ATTGCTGATGCGGTGGTTGTGGCCAGATATCTACGGGCTACCCTTGTAATCCCAGATATTAGAGGCAGCAAACCTGGTGATAAGAG GAGCTTTGAGGATGTCTATGATGTTGAAAAGTTCATAGCAAGCCTCGAGGGCGTGGTCAAAGTTGTCAAATCTCAGCCTTCTGATGTATCAGCTCGTAATCTAGCAGTAGTGAAAGTTCCTAATCGGGTTACTGAAGAGTACATTGCAGAAAATGTAGAACCAGTTTTCAGAACAAAGGGAAACGTAAGGATATCCACTTACTTCCCATCAGTAAACATGAAAAAGACAAAGGAAAAGACCAATACAGACTCTATTGCATGTCTGGCAATGTTTGGAACCCTGGAGCCACAATCCGGGATTCGCGAAGTGGTTGACTCAATGATTGACCACCTAAAATCCGCAAGTCGGAAGTCAAATGGTCAGTTTGTGGCAGTTGACTTAAGAGTTGATATATTGGAGAAGAAGGGCTGTCACAAAGACAATGGTTCTCCAGGGTCCAAAAGCTGTTATGGTCCACAAGAGATAGCTCTCTTTTTGAGAAAGATTGGCTTCGACAAGGATACCACAGTGTATGTGACTCAAACAAGATGGGACAGCAGGCTTGATGCTCTGAAGGACTTCTTCCCAAAAACTTATACGAAG GAGGCAATAATGCCTATGGATAAAAAGGACGAATTTCTAGACTCTGAAACTTCTGAATTTGAGAAAGTTATTGACTTCTATATTTCTTCCGAGAGCGATGTATTTGTTCCGGCCATCTCAGGCCTATTTTACGCCAATGTTGCTGGAAGGAGAATCGCTTTTGGCAGAAATCAGATACTTGTACCCACAGATATTCCTGATTCTTCAGCTTCTTCTGAAGACTTCATATCACATTATGTTTCGAAGAAGAACCACTTTGCCTATTCATGTTTTTGCTAG
- the LOC140841220 gene encoding protein MANNAN SYNTHESIS-RELATED 2 isoform X2 encodes MAFDPRQVLAAVLTFTMFVMLANMIKRDHFDSVHPTVHETNKASDNSLASVTKGDDGPWKEDGVTLKPCWEKPVLQETDEMQGYATFSLTNGPEYHVSQIADAVVVARYLRATLVIPDIRGSKPGDKRSFEDVYDVEKFIASLEGVVKVVKSQPSDVSARNLAVVKVPNRVTEEYIAENVEPVFRTKGNVRISTYFPSVNMKKTKEKTNTDSIACLAMFGTLEPQSGIREVVDSMIDHLKSASRKSNGQFVAVDLRVDILEKKGCHKDNGSPGSKSCYGPQEIALFLRKIGFDKDTTVYVTQTRWDSRLDALKDFFPKTYTKEAIMPMDKKDEFLDSETSEFEKVIDFYISSESDVFVPAISGLFYANVAGRRIAFGRNQILVPTDIPDSSASSEDFISHYVSKKNHFAYSCFC; translated from the exons ATGGCGTTTGATCCCAGACAAGTATTGGCAGCTGTGTTGACCTTCACCATGTTTGTGATGCTTGCCAACATGATTAAGCGCGATCATTTCGATTCTGTTCAT CCAACCGTTCATGAGACAAACAAAGCTTCTGATAACAGCCTTGCTAGTGTCACAAAAGGGGACGATGGACCTTGGAAGGAGGACGGCGTCACCTTGAAGCCTTGTTGGGAGAAGCCAGTTTTGC AGGAGACAGATGAGATGCAAGGATATGCCACCTTCTCATTGACTAATGGCCCTGAATACCATGTCTCTCAG ATTGCTGATGCGGTGGTTGTGGCCAGATATCTACGGGCTACCCTTGTAATCCCAGATATTAGAGGCAGCAAACCTGGTGATAAGAG GAGCTTTGAGGATGTCTATGATGTTGAAAAGTTCATAGCAAGCCTCGAGGGCGTGGTCAAAGTTGTCAAATCTCAGCCTTCTGATGTATCAGCTCGTAATCTAGCAGTAGTGAAAGTTCCTAATCGGGTTACTGAAGAGTACATTGCAGAAAATGTAGAACCAGTTTTCAGAACAAAGGGAAACGTAAGGATATCCACTTACTTCCCATCAGTAAACATGAAAAAGACAAAGGAAAAGACCAATACAGACTCTATTGCATGTCTGGCAATGTTTGGAACCCTGGAGCCACAATCCGGGATTCGCGAAGTGGTTGACTCAATGATTGACCACCTAAAATCCGCAAGTCGGAAGTCAAATGGTCAGTTTGTGGCAGTTGACTTAAGAGTTGATATATTGGAGAAGAAGGGCTGTCACAAAGACAATGGTTCTCCAGGGTCCAAAAGCTGTTATGGTCCACAAGAGATAGCTCTCTTTTTGAGAAAGATTGGCTTCGACAAGGATACCACAGTGTATGTGACTCAAACAAGATGGGACAGCAGGCTTGATGCTCTGAAGGACTTCTTCCCAAAAACTTATACGAAG GAGGCAATAATGCCTATGGATAAAAAGGACGAATTTCTAGACTCTGAAACTTCTGAATTTGAGAAAGTTATTGACTTCTATATTTCTTCCGAGAGCGATGTATTTGTTCCGGCCATCTCAGGCCTATTTTACGCCAATGTTGCTGGAAGGAGAATCGCTTTTGGCAGAAATCAGATACTTGTACCCACAGATATTCCTGATTCTTCAGCTTCTTCTGAAGACTTCATATCACATTATGTTTCGAAGAAGAACCACTTTGCCTATTCATGTTTTTGCTAG
- the LOC140841221 gene encoding GATA transcription factor 24-like isoform X1, with translation MDGNGMHGIESGMMHYLQDQHHHGLHHHISNGSVLDQDENGDNNNVVSSSGVNEVLDGDVSADMENRADNHGALVRHSENNNQLTLSFQGQVYVFDSVSPEKVQAALLLVGGREVAPIIPTDPISTPNSRGLSSAPQKLNVPQRLASLIRFREKRKERNFDKKIRYTVRKEVALRMQRNKGQFTSSKPNFDDSASAASSWDSNKSWAIDGHGSQTQDSFCRHCGINEKSTPMMRRGPEGPRTLCNACGLMWANKGTLRDLSKATTTSLGTTPLHNRSEEENGNLEADEMVLTATIPGNANDSS, from the exons ATGGATGGAAATGGAATGCATGGAATCGAATCGGGAATGATGCACTACTTGCAAGATCAGCATCATCACGGGTTGCATCATCACATAAGCAATGGGAGTGTACTAGATCAAGACGAGAATGGCGACAATAATAATGTTGTTAGTAGTAGTGGGGTGAATGAAGTGCTTGATGGAGATGTTTCAGCTGATATGGAAAATCGAGCTGATAACCATGGCGCATTGGTGCGGCATAGTGAGAACAATAATCAGCTCACATTGTCCTTTCAGGGTCAAGTTTATGTGTTTGATTCTGTCTCTCCAGAAAAG GTTCAAGCGGCACTTCTACTAGTGGGAGGGCGTGAAGTAGCCCCTATCATTCCTACAGATCCAATATCTACTCCTAATAGCAGA GGTTTATCTAGTGCCCCACAAAAGCTAAATGTTCCTCAGAGATTGGCTTCACTTATAAGATTCCGAGAGAAGCGGAAAGAACGAAATTTCGACAAGAAAATACGTTACACTGTTCGCAAGGAAGTTGCTTTGAG AATGCAAAGGAATAAAGGACAGTTTACATCCTCGAAGCCCAATTTTGACGATTCTGCATCAGCTGCATCGAGTTGGGACTCAAATAAAAGCTGGGCAATTGATGGCCATGGATCGCAAACTCAAGATTCTTT CTGCCGGCATTGTGGTATTAATGAAAAATCTACCCCAATGATGCGCCGGGGACCAGAAGGACCTAGGACACTTTGTAATGCATGCGGACTAATGTGGGCTAATAAG GGAACTCTGCGGGACCTTTCAAAGGCAACGACCACCTCGCTGGGAACGACTCCCCTACATAACAGGAGTGAGGAGG AGAATGGTAATTTGGAGGCGGATGAAATGGTATTGACTGCTACTATTCCTGGAAATGCTAATGATTCATCATGA